Proteins from a genomic interval of Molothrus ater isolate BHLD 08-10-18 breed brown headed cowbird chromosome 10, BPBGC_Mater_1.1, whole genome shotgun sequence:
- the MUC4 gene encoding mucin-4 yields the protein MGFLEVSTEENPGASAAGPAPSHAIVTARPSPEPPATENKPTAGIPLLAAGHTNVWEATAAPQTGATGTTAHVDTTSSESSTKGAAPSASTSSTLVPDSNASGTSLATTPATTPSTSVFPSNTNLPTTSTGWDTFVTSVTTAMPPATAQATSTSRAPSLAVTHSETSGGGQPVPSPAARTPMLETTLGPWGIPGPSTAIAMSGSPFPSLHSPTEEATTAPLSLLGVGVTGVAAAGQTPTESATGTTSASIGYQDMGQAASMSPPAFQTSPGAPAWKEKTAISRGSTTSTAAGSTMASTTGSITATTAGNSTATTATTGGYITATPTGNSTATTATTGGYITATTAGNSTATTAGNSTATSVGNSTATTATTATTATTGGYITASTAGNTTATLAGSSTANTAGNSTATTVTTAGSTMAGGTTAITSTAPVSPAKEVGSLPGTTAPVTPPATTSPATTLSHTFGTQRGPSTQLSTSAHTTTGHRTPVPEPQPTHELIKPATSLYPFGVEAGDQEYVRRMVDFNSPLFKPEIGFPFGKSLRDALYFTDNGQIIFPPTDNYVPTNPNPPPRGFTGRESLPMVAAFWDDADFSKGVGTTWYQEYSTLSSTQDPIVQDVEAKIEKYLKIPYVAKWTLKVTWEKAPAYPSQRDDTQTSTYQAVLSTDGSRSFALLLYQDGGMRWDYSRLAAANVLIGFSSGNGYAQNNELTQEPPAVKYRPDQHSSTGSDVRGLWIYRLDSRSRVNYRLQCLAWLDTEPAPATWNSQLPPCPCSRPQAELDPRYHWSRGPADTSVRMLRTASPSPAGAGVRCLYQGGSLLEGWQERAWSPPFQTATDTELEAFNWCCRRVGKPLFCARFAEKRPRVDCEGYVPPTPAGAFGDPHITTLDGLTYTFNGLGDFVLLLASDAQTSFVLHGRTAQTGMAQATNFVAFAAQYISNTTTTVEWTLGSQDDIQVLLNNETIQFSYSQDLGDEVYYSPGVLLVNSSSVTAVLDGSVAVSVSATSGILSVLCSLPDWYRNSTSGLLGVWDHDPADDFQMPNGTSIPVNSSEEEIYSYGMTWAVGEHSLFTQPLDSPALNFTPFFLSRLRQENESQYELVASQCHGSKECIYDSLSTGNLALGLATQSLAADFQQRKTALNAFPPIITGDASITAFRTQKVTRQYHALGEGARFIPHLSPELNISENGTLVWEPRGTAPFTINLEAVGSNNISALLQLRFTLCRCSRSQDCDYSNTVTLRESSLQLAACRCESGYSGALCQDPPDPCSQGCFPGVGCDPSSGCGPCPAGLTGDGEHCSDIDECTQGMECPGNSTCTNTVGSYVCSCLASEQGERPGCGSACGYHSCPEGYCSNGGRCHLHPITCAPTCSCPPAFTDQRCLVAGGDFQPLPSSALPRRSIQMRIRTLQSATAEEVNSTVSAILNSLEVKAFQSNTNITQMTDSDGFTFVVVSEFAYDSRGTVIRFLNEELPAAITGAFNGRRRRREAGPGLLFQRLHRDNITDLVKLTVDELRDYFPCSLYGYKGYQLHYMGTIGFICISPCKTGYCQHGGQCQHLPEGPTCSCLPFSIYSPAGLRCEWLAISLAAFLGILLGALALLCLLFATACLALRLCHRHRHRRAKETLWRTRPFSSLTMAGEQAEPTVSHSLERHWKLQLQAIDPSVQIRIQRPHVVPPSQSPQQP from the exons ATGGGGTTCCTGGAGGTGAGCACAGAGGAGAACCCAGGTGCCagtgcagcagggccagctcccagccacGCGATTGTCACTGCCAGGCCATCACCAGAGCCACCTGCCACTGAGAACAAGCCCACTGCTGGGATCCccttgctggctgctggccaCACAAATGTGTGGGAGGCTACAGCTGCACCCCAGACAGGTGCCACAGGCACCACTGCCCATGTGgacaccaccagctctgagagcagcaccAAGGGTGCAGCACCctcagccagcaccagcagcaccctTGTCCCTGATTCCAACGCCAGTGGCACAAGCCTGGCCACCACGCCGGCCACCACACCATCCACCAGCGTGTTCCCCAGCAACACTAACCTGCCAACCACTTCcacaggctgggacaccttTGTGACCAGTGTCACCACAGCCATGCCacctgccacagcacaggccaccagcaccagcagggccCCATCCCTTGCTGTGACACACAGCGAGACGAGCGGAGGTGGGCAGCCtgtcccatccccagcagcacgTACCCCCATGCTGGAGACAACTCTTGGACCCTGGGGCATCCCTGGTCCCAGCACTGCTATTGCAATGTCTGGTTCTCCCTTCCCAAGCCTGCACAGCCCAACAGAGGAGGCCACAACAGCCCCCTTGTCCCTGCTTGGTGTTGGTGTAactggggtggcagcagctggacagaCTCCCACCGAGTCAGCTACAGGCACCACTTCTGCATCCATTGGCTACCAGGACATGGGACAAGCAGCGAGCATGTCACCTCCTGCCTTCCAGACATCTCCAGGGGCACCTGCCTGGAAGGAGAAAACAGCcatcagcagaggcagcaccacatccactgctgcagggagcaccaTGGCCAGCACCACAGGCAGcatcactgccaccactgcagggaacagcactgccaccactgccaccactggAGGGTACATCACTGCCACCCCCACAGGgaacagcactgccaccactgccaccactggAGGGTACATCACTGCCACCACCGCAGGgaacagcactgccaccactgcag GgaacagcactgccaccagTGTGGGgaacagcactgccaccactgccaccactgccaccacagccaccactgGAGGGTACatcactgccagcactgcagggaacaCCACTGCCACCCTcgcagggagcagcactgccaacactgcagggaacagcactgccaccactgTCACCACTGCAGGAAGCACCATGGCAGGAGGCACCACAGCTATTACATCCACAGCCCCAGTGAGCCCAGCCAAGGAGGTGGGAAGTCTCCCAGGCACCACGGCACCAGTGACACCACCAGccaccaccagccctgccaccacccTGTCTCACACCTTTGGGACACAGAGAGGACCATCCACCCAACTGAGCACATCTGCCCACACCACCACTGGGCACAGAACTCCTGTACCTGAGCCCCAACCCACCCATGAGCTTATCA AGCCAGCGACTTCACTCTACCCCTTTGGCGTGGAAGCAGGGGATCAAGAGTACGTCCGGAGGATGGTGGATTTTAACTCACCCCTGTTCAAGCCAGAAATTGGATTTCCCTTTGGGAAGTCACTGCGAGATGCTCTCTAT TTTACAGATAACGGACAGATCATTTTTCCACCCACGGACAACTATGTCCCAACCAACCCCAACCCCCCTCCCCGGGGCTTCACTGGCCGGGAGAGCTTGCCAATGGTGGCTGCCTTTTGGGATGATGCAGACTTCTCCAAGGGTGTTGGCACCACTTGGTACCAG GAGTACTCTACACTCAGCTCTACCCAAGACCCCATTGTTCAAGATGTGGAAGCAAAGATTGAGAAATACCTAAAGATCCCCTATGTAGCAAAATGGACCTTGAAGGTGACGTGGGAGAAAGCTCCAGCGTACCCATCCCAGAGGGATGACACTCAG ACGAGCACCTACCAGGCAGTGCTCAGCACCGACGGGAGCCGCTCCTTTGCCCTGCTGCTCTACCAGGACGGGGGGATGCGCTGGGACTAcagcaggctggctgcagccaaCGTGCTCATCGGCTTCTCCAG CGGCAATGGCTATGCCCAAAACAACGAGCTGACTCAGGAGCCACCGGCTGTCAAGTACCGACCAgaccagcacagcagcaccgGCTCTG ATGTGCGTGGGCTGTGGATTTACAGACTGGACAGTCGCTCCCGGGTGAATTacaggctgcagtgcctggcGTGGCTGGACACGGAGCCAGCGCCGGCCACCTGGAACAGCCAgctgccaccctgcccctgctcccggccccaggcagagctggatccCCGCTACCACTGGAGCAGAG GCCCAGCAGACACCTCTGTGAGGATGCTGCGCACTGcgtcccccagcccagctggagctggggtaCGATGTCTGTACCAAGGTGGGAGCTTGCTCGAAGGCTGGCAGGAGAGAGCATGGAGCCCCCCCTTCCAGACTGCCACTG ACACGGAGCTGGAAGCGTTCAACTGGTGCTGCCGGCGTGTGGGGAAGCCCCTGTTCTGTGCCAGGTTTGCTGAGAAGAGACCGAGGGTTGACTGTGAAGGATATGTGCCACCCACCCCTG CTGGTGCCTTTGGGGACCCTCACATCACCACCCTGGATGGACTCACCTACACCTTCAATGGGCTTGGGGactttgtcctgctgctggccagtgaTGCCCAGACCAGCTTCGTTTTGCACGGGCGCACAGCACAGACTGGCATGGCCCAGGCCACCAACTTTGTGGCCTTTGCTGCCCAGTACATCTCCAACACCACCACAACA GTTGAGTGGACCTTGGGGAGCCAGGATGACATCCAAGTCCTCCTGAACAATGAAACCATCCAGTTTTCCTATTCTCAAG ACCTGGGTGATGAGGTGTACTACAGCCCTGGTGTTCTGCTGGTCAACTCCTCCTCTGTCACGGCCGTCCTCGATGGGAGCGTGGCTGTCTCTGTCTCGGCCACCTCTGGGATCCTCAGcgtgctctgcagcctccccgACTGGTACCGCAACAGCACCAGCGGCCTCCTGG GTGTGTGGGACCATGACCCTGCAGATGACTTCCAGATGCCAAATGGTACCAGCATCCCTGTGAACAGCAGTGAGGAGGAGATCTACAGCTATGGGATGACCT GGGCTGTCGGGGAGCACAGCCTGTTCACTCAGCCTCTGGACTCACCAGCACTGAACTTCACACCCTTCTTCTTGTCTCGGCTGCGGCAGGAGAACGAAAGCCAGTACGAGCTGGTGGCCTCTCAGTGTCATGGCAGCAAGGAGTGCATCTATGATTCACTGAGCACAGGGAACTTGGCCCTGGGCCTGGCCACCCAGAGCCTTGCAGCTGACTTCCAGCAGAGGAAGACAGCACTCA ATGCCTTCCCTCCCATCATCACCGGTGACGCATCAATCACAGCCTTCAGGACACAGAAGGTCACAAGGCAGTACCATGCCTTGGGGGAGGGTGCACGCTTCATTCCTCATCTCTCACCAGAGCTCAACATATCGG AGAATGGCACCCTTGTATGGGAGCCCCGTGGGACAGCCCCATTCACCATCAACCTGGAGGCTGTTGGCTCCAACAACATCTCTGCACTCCTCCAGCTCCGCTTCACCCTTTGCAgatgcagcaggagccaggactGTGACTACAGCAACACTGTCACTCTCAGGGAGTCTTCCCTGCAG ctggcagcctgcagaTGCGAGAGCGGCTACTCAGGTGCCCTCTGCCAGGACCCTCCcgatccctgctcccagggatgcttCCCTGGCGTGGGATGTGACCCTTCCAGTGGCTGtggcccctgcccagctggccTGACGGGGGATGGAGAGCACTGCTCAG ATATCGATGAGTGCACGCAGGGGATGGAGTGCCCAGGGAACAGCACCTGCACCAACACTGTGGGCAGCTAcgtctgctcctgcctggccagTGAGCAGG GTGAGAGACCAGGCTGTGGCTCAGCCTGTGGCTACCACTCCTGCCCTGAGGGCTACTGCAGCAACGGGGGACGCTGCCACCTTCACCCCATCACTTGTgcccccacctgctcctgccccccGGCTTTCACCGACCAGCGCTGCCTGGTGGCAGGGGGGGATTTTCAGCCACTGCCCAGCTCAG ctctccctcgGAGAAGCATCCAGATGAGGATCAGGACACTGCAAAGCGCCACTGCTGAGGAAGTGAACAGCACT GTCTCAGCCATCCTGAACTCCCTGGAGGTAAAGGCTTTCCAGAGCAACACCAACATCACCCAGAT gacagacagcGATGGCTTCACCTTCGTGGTGGTGTCCGAGTTTGCCTATGACAGCCGCGGCACCGTCATCCGCTTCCTGAACGAGGAGCTGCCCGCGGCCATCACCGGCGCCTTCaacgggcggcggcggcggcgggaggcgggcccggggctgctctTCCAGCGCCTGCACCGGGACAACATCACTGACCTGGTGAAGC TGACAGTGGACGAGCTGAGGGACTATTTCCCCTGCTCTCTCTACGGCTACAAAGGCTACCAGCTCCACTACATGGGGACCATTGGCTTCATCTGCATCTCCCCCTGCAAGACGGGCTACTGCCAGCACGGTGGCCAATGCCAGCACCTGCCCGAGGGGCCCACGTGCAG CTGCTTGCCCTTCTCCATCTACTCTCCGGCCGGCCTCCGCTGTGAGTGGCTGGccatcagcctggctgccttcctcggcatcctgctgggagccctggctctgctctgcctcctgttTGCCACCGCCTGCCTGGCCCTGCGCCTCTGCCACCGCCACCGGCACCGGAG GGCCAAGGAGACCTTGTGGAGGACACGACCCTTCTCCT ctttAACAATGGCAGGAGAACAAGCAGAGCCCACCGTCTCCCACTCCCTGGAAAGGCATTGGaaactgcagctccaggccatTGACCCCTCAGTCCAG ATAAGGATCCAGAGACCCCACGTTGTGCCTCCAAGCCAGTCCCCCCAGCAGCCCTAA